In a genomic window of Callithrix jacchus isolate 240 chromosome 22, calJac240_pri, whole genome shotgun sequence:
- the LOC100410073 gene encoding uncharacterized protein LOC100410073 isoform X5, with amino-acid sequence MKRHSMAATPPVIYSRFAQDLWPEQGIKDSFQEVMLRRYRKCGHEDLQLRTGCKSVEECNLHKEGYNELNQCLTTTQSEIFQCDQYVNIFYKFSNSNINKIRYTGKKPFKCKKCDKSSCRLLHLSQHRSTHTRENSYQCEECGKVFNWFSTFTRHMRIHTGEKPYKCEECGKAFSVLSNLTRHKRIHGGEKPYKCQECGKHFKEHSHLTTHKSIHTGEKPYKCGECGKAFRVLSILTNHKVIHTGEKPYKCEECGKAFYLSSHLTSHKIFHTREKSYKCEECGKAFYRSSHLTTHKRIHTGEKPYKCDDCGKAFRVLSILTNHKIIHTGEKPYKCEECGKAFNRSPKLTAHKVIHTGEKPYKCEECGKTFRVLSILTRHKRIHGERKPYKCEECGKDFKQYSHLITHKSIHTGEKPYKCEECGKAFRVLSILTRHKIIHSGEKPYKCEECGKAFNRYSHLTIHKRIHTGEKS; translated from the coding sequence ttataTATTCTCGTTTTGCCCAAGACCTTTGGCCAGAGCAGGGCATAAAAGATTCTTTCCAAGAAGTCATGTTGAgaagatatagaaaatgtggaCATGAAGATTTACAGTTAAGAACAGGATGTAAAAGTGTGGAAGAGTGTAATCTGCACAAAGAAGGTTATAATGAACTAAACCAGTGTTTGACAACTACCCAGAGTGAAATATTTCAATGTGATCAATATGTGAAcatcttttataaattttcaaattcaaacataaataaGATAAGATATACTGGAAAGAAACctttcaaatgtaaaaaatgtgaCAAATCGTCTTGCAGGCTTTTACACCTAAGTCAACATAGAAGCACTCATACTAGGGAGAATTCTTAccaatgtgaagaatgtggtaaAGTCTTTAACTGGTTCTCAACCTTTACTAGACACATGAGAATccatactggagagaagccctacaaatgtgaagaatgtggcaaagcctttagtgTATTATCAAACCTTACtagacataagagaattcatggTGGAGAAAAACCCTACAAATGTCAAGAATGTGGCAAACATTTTAAAGAGCACTCACaccttactacacataagagtattcatactggagagaaaccctacaaatgtggagaatgtggcaaagcctttaggGTACTCTCAATCCTTACTAATCATAaggtaattcatactggagagaaaccctacaaatgcgaagaatgtggcaaagctttttaCCTATCCTCACACCTTACATCACATAAGATATTTCATACTCGAGAGAaatcctacaaatgtgaagaatgtggcaaagctttttaCAGATCCTCACACCTTACTacacataaaagaattcatactggagaaaaaccctacaaatgtgacgACTGTGGCAAAGCCTTTAGGGTACTCTCAATCCTAACTAATCATAAGATAAtacatactggagagaaaccctacaaatgtgaagaatgtggcaaagcctttaaccgGTCCCCAAAACTTACTGCACACAaggtaattcatactggagagaaaccctacaaatgtgaagaatgtggcaaaaccttTAGGGTACTCTCAATCCTTACtagacataagagaattcatggTGAGagaaaaccctacaaatgtgaagaatgtggcaaagattTTAAACAGTACTCACACCTTATTACACATAAGAgtattcatactggagagaaaccctacaaatgtgaagaatgtggcaaagcctttaggGTACTCTCAATACTTACTAGACATAAAATAATTCACAGTGGAgaaaaaccttacaaatgtgaagaatgtggcaaagcttttaacagGTACTCACACCTTACTATACATAAGAGAATTCACACTGGCGAGAAATCGTAA